In Oryzias latipes chromosome 19, ASM223467v1, the genomic stretch ATCTAGCGGTCAGACTGCAGATTGCAAGTGTGAGGACGTCCTCACTAAACAGCAGCAATTGATAGATTTAACTGTAAGACTTAAAATTGAAGATATATTTATGACCTAGCACGGCGACAGCCTGGTAACCCGTTCAAGGTGCACCCCACCTTCGaccaacagcagctgggacaggctccagcgaCCCCGTGACCCCTACAGGGATACAGCCGGctcagaaaatggatggtttATGACATGCATATGAGCTAATGATGTATAGATTTTAATACACGTCCTGCTTcgaatgttgaaaatgttttgtgtaaaactcAAAGAATTTACAACATACATTGGTCCAATTCTGCAAAAcgaagtgttttttgttgtcttgtCTGGCAACGCATGCTTCAAAACTGCAAACAGCAACAGAATCTTTTTTTCAGCATTAGTTGCAAGAAATTAATGATTCTAAATATTTAATGCTTTTCTGCAGAAGCTGGTTAACAGGTTGTGGttattttcaaactaaaatctactatatatttatatatctttatattttttttgctagaAGTACTCTTGAGGTGAATCTTTATCATCAGTGTTCTATGGTGAGCGCGtgtcgtttttttgtttgtttgtttgttttgcagctaaGCTTGGTGGTTTGTCTTAACTGGTGATGTctcgtaaaaaaagaaaattgtatttttttgcatCAACAACTATCATTTTTAATATTCTAATACTAGTTttaacttaaagtcccactccgattaaCTTTAATCTTTTGTAAAAGTCTTTCAAATGGTCTTTCAACTATGATTAtaagtttttagccaaaataaacaaataaatacatttctatgacagtttctgcagagcagcaggagttcagtagaaattcacctttaagttgtgggtgggattgtTGGCATGGAGTGAGCCTgtactcatttcccatcatccctttgtttacatgctctaccGCTActttaaagcccctcacacccccaacagggagcaaggagcttgtatTCCCGCCAATTATAGTTTCTGCACAACTATGACGTTTTTCAAACGgtatttttgcatctgctcccgattcaccacaatttgaattaagaaatattaagtaaaacaattttaatcttaattttctttatgcccTGTGAGAAACGtcgaaaaacaacacaattttcatttgaatcttaaaaacagtttagttgttgttggtttaaaataaagttttgttattCTGGAGATATAATCTTTTTGTTTGAGTCAATTATACACATTTTGCTGATCGGCCTGAGAGGACAGGATTTCCACCGTTTCAGATCAAACCGACATCCGGTTGTCATCACTTTATTATGGCAGCGCCCTGGAATTGCTCATTTCTTGattgaaaatgtgtgtttttgggcTTTAAACAGTCTCTGGTGTGAGATGAGGACATGCAGATCTTTGGCAGGAACGACAGCGATCCTAACATTTAAGGTGTGACCCTGCAGGAGCCAATAAGGCCAGCCTGCTCCCTGTCCTGCGAGGTGATacgtcagcagcagctgcacgtTTCTGCGCGCGTGAGCACGACCCTAAACAGAGTGTTCCGTACTACTACATCTGGTTCAACACAAAATAGAGCCGCTTTGTTCTTAGGGGCCGCTTTACTGCGGTATTGTCGCTGGTTATTAATACATGTTGCCATAAAGGAGTTATTTCATCTATATGTGGATGAAGTTAAAGGTTATATCCGTCTATTTAAACCGCCTGTACTGTTGTCACGTTTTGCTAGTAAAAGATATGTAACTCGGTCAACCAATGAGAACGCAGCCAAATGTGATTGTCCCCGCCCACCTCTGCGATGTTTTTACTAGTCATCAGATGGAATCCCAACACGCATGCGCCAACGCGGCAAAGggggctgttttttctaaccaGAAGGCGCGGTTTGATCCGAACATCAAACGACAAAATCTGCAGCGCGTGAATTTTCCGGGGAAGTGGGTCGGTGAAGTTTTCCGTCTGCTGCTGCGAGCGTCTCTGTGACATTTCACGGCGGATTCGTGTCATGCACACGGAGAAATAGTCCGGACCGTAGACGTTACCGAGCTAACGGGGCGAACCCTCCTGAGCCCTGCGTCTTCAGCTGAAGCTGCGATCGGTCGATaacggcaacaacaacaagaCTTAACGGgggaaaaatgtctgaaaattcGGTTTTTATCAGGCTGGAGCCGGGCGCCGAGGGGACGGGCGTGTTCCCGGTGGTTTTGAAGAAAATCATGGAAATGCCTCCGCCGAACATACTGGAGGGAGATGATGGTGAGAGCCCGAGCGGACATGTTTaccaaaaaataaactatttagaAGATAAAAGTAATTTTGAAGAAATGTAATATCTGTTTATGTGTCTAAATATACGAAAACCAAACTTGGTAATCTTCCGCGGAGCAAATGTTAGGCCCTTTGTTTGGATGGTGCGGACAGATATCTAGACGATTCTAGACACGCCCACTTTAACACGTCATCAACATATGGATTTGTACAGGaaagatgagaaaaaataaagaagtaaaGCAAAAGTTATCTTTGTtgaacagaaaaagaactgaacttgtacatttattttattttggttttaaagttgcattcaaaatgttttgaaaatatttctgaCCATAAAGTATATTTTACTATGAATACTGATGGAATATTTGAGTAAAGCGTGCTAATGCACCAAATCTACATTTTGGGGGTTGTTTGATTGAAAGTGgcttttttaagctttattttagaTAATTTAAAGCTTTTGTGATCTTGAGCTGCGCTTAGGAGTGTAACCTTGAACTTCGGGTTGaggagttttttatttttaccccgccgaaaacatttttctgtaattgttttctttgtgtggaCGTTCTTTCAGACACAGACAAGGAGAAGCTGGGTCTTGGAGAGAACGCAGACCTGAGCGTGGGAGGGAGCGACATGGGCCCGTCGGCCGCGCTGACCCCCGCCATCTGGGACAAAACCATTCCCTACGATGGCGAGACCTTTCACCTGGAGTACATGGACCTGGAGGAGTTCCTCATGGAGAACGGCATCCCCACTTCCCCCGGCGAGGACGCAGAGGAGGCAAACGTGGCCGAGAAAGCCAAGGTCACAGCTTCTCAGTCCAAGGTCGCCAAGCCTGCAAAAGTGTCTCCAGTGAGCCTGATGCCCGTTCAGGAGCTGGACAAGTGTGACAACGAGGTGGTGATCATCAACAAGACGGACGCCGACGCCACCTGCGATGTCGTAACAGGTGAGTGTCGAAGGGAGAAATTAGATGTTTAACCGGTCAGATTACTGCGTTACACCAAGAGActgaaactgttttctttttgcaaactaAAGAATATTTCAGTTCGCTTAGATTGTAGAGTTGAAATGAGGTCAAAGTGAACCAGGTGCGCCTGATTTCCTCACTCAGAGGTCACCACCTCGAAGGACAGAGTGACGCCCGATCCCATCGACCCCGATGAGATCGAGATAGATGTCAACTACGACCCCGACCCCACAGACCTGGTCCTGTCCAGCGTACCCGGGGGGGAGCTGTTCGACCCGCGCAAGCACCGCTTCAGCGAGGAGGAGCTGAAGCCGCAGCCCATGATCAAGAAGGCCAAGAAGGTCTTTGTGCCCGAGGAGCAGAAGGTAAGCGaggggggaggagccagagCGGGAGGCAGGGTGGCAGACGTGAAAGCGAGCTTCTGCTTTTGTGGTCGGGAGTTGAGACGTTTCCTGTTCTACTTTTTTGTAGCTGAACTGAGCACAGCGGGCCgtaaaatgaaagtgttttaatGCTTTATTGATGCAAATGGAATGAAGGCTGCTGTGTCAGAACAGAAGGAGGTTTCATCGTCTCTGCACAGCTCTGCTTCTTGCCTCTCACAGTGACTCAGCAGTCCTGAGGGCTTTTCTCTGCACAGAGGGAGGCGGCTGGCCGGGCGCCAAGTCTCCGAGCTGAGCTCGGATTTCCGCTCTTTATTGAACCCCTCCCTCCTGTCTGTTCCCTCCAGGATGAAAAGTACTGgcaaaggaggaagaagaacaaCGTGGCGGCCAAACGCTCGCGGGACGCCCGCCGGCTGAAGGAAAACCAAATCACGGTCCGAGCCGCCTTCCTGGAGCGGGAAAACGCGGCGCTGAGGTCGGAG encodes the following:
- the LOC101164258 gene encoding thyrotroph embryonic factor isoform X1 produces the protein MSENSVFIRLEPGAEGTGVFPVVLKKIMEMPPPNILEGDDDTDKEKLGLGENADLSVGGSDMGPSAALTPAIWDKTIPYDGETFHLEYMDLEEFLMENGIPTSPGEDAEEANVAEKAKVTASQSKVAKPAKVSPVSLMPVQELDKCDNEVVIINKTDADATCDVVTEVTTSKDRVTPDPIDPDEIEIDVNYDPDPTDLVLSSVPGGELFDPRKHRFSEEELKPQPMIKKAKKVFVPEEQKDEKYWQRRKKNNVAAKRSRDARRLKENQITVRAAFLERENAALRSEVAELRKECGRYKNVVGHYEAKFGTLAVPDDE
- the LOC101164258 gene encoding thyrotroph embryonic factor isoform X2 gives rise to the protein MTTEIPEIFRALLEHPFTLPNFEDNGDTDKEKLGLGENADLSVGGSDMGPSAALTPAIWDKTIPYDGETFHLEYMDLEEFLMENGIPTSPGEDAEEANVAEKAKVTASQSKVAKPAKVSPVSLMPVQELDKCDNEVVIINKTDADATCDVVTEVTTSKDRVTPDPIDPDEIEIDVNYDPDPTDLVLSSVPGGELFDPRKHRFSEEELKPQPMIKKAKKVFVPEEQKDEKYWQRRKKNNVAAKRSRDARRLKENQITVRAAFLERENAALRSEVAELRKECGRYKNVVGHYEAKFGTLAVPDDE